One part of the Candidatus Polarisedimenticolia bacterium genome encodes these proteins:
- the mutM gene encoding bifunctional DNA-formamidopyrimidine glycosylase/DNA-(apurinic or apyrimidinic site) lyase: MPELPEIETIRRGLMPLLAGRKVLEVRVRERRLREPIAVRGLARLRGATVTGIRRRSKYLLVDTDSGLTLLIHLGMTGQLWVADGGRPQRPHEHVVIALDDGRELRFADARRFGLLRLLKSDLAHRDPRLRGLGPEPLNDYLTGEALHRVARGRKKPIKNFLMDNRAIAGVGNIYACEALYRCGLNPRRAVGRIGRAVWDRLLADLRDVLNESISAGGTTLRDFLNAEGGVGYFAVSLRVYDRAGEPCRRCETPIRRIVQAGRSTFYCPRCQRR; encoded by the coding sequence ATGCCGGAGCTGCCTGAAATCGAGACGATCCGCCGGGGGCTCATGCCGCTGCTGGCGGGGCGGAAGGTCCTGGAGGTCAGGGTGCGCGAGCGGCGCCTGCGCGAGCCGATTGCGGTGCGCGGCTTGGCGCGGCTGCGGGGCGCGACCGTCACCGGGATCCGCCGGCGCAGCAAGTACCTCCTGGTGGACACCGACTCGGGGCTGACCCTCCTGATCCACCTCGGGATGACGGGTCAGCTCTGGGTCGCCGACGGCGGGAGGCCGCAGCGGCCCCACGAGCACGTGGTGATCGCGCTCGACGACGGCCGCGAGCTGCGGTTCGCGGACGCCCGGCGCTTCGGCCTGCTGCGTCTCCTGAAGAGCGACCTCGCCCATCGCGATCCGCGGCTGAGAGGGCTCGGGCCCGAGCCCCTCAACGACTATCTCACGGGGGAGGCCCTCCACCGGGTCGCCCGGGGCCGGAAGAAGCCGATCAAGAATTTCTTGATGGACAACCGGGCGATAGCCGGGGTCGGCAACATCTACGCGTGCGAGGCCCTGTACCGTTGCGGCCTGAACCCGCGGCGGGCGGTGGGGAGGATCGGCCGCGCAGTCTGGGATCGCCTGCTGGCAGACCTGCGCGACGTTCTGAACGAATCGATCTCGGCGGGCGGCACGACGCTCCGGGATTTTCTGAACGCCGAGGGAGGCGTCGGCTATTTCGCGGTGTCGCTGCGCGTCTACGACCGGGCCGGCGAGCCCTGCCGGAG